A region from the Muribaculum gordoncarteri genome encodes:
- a CDS encoding HAD family hydrolase produces MENIKGIIFDYGGTIDSRGTHWSEIIWDGYRASGVEIDKDTFREAYVYAERELAKVRHIMPDDNFYVLLLKKMKIELTHLADNGAIKREAVDTLAPDIAKYCYDQARQCIEEARPTLEALYEKYPMVLVSNFYGNVESVLRDFNLRHYFKDIIESAIVGVRKPDPRIFGLGVEALHLKPEEVLVVGDSYKKDIVPAESIGCKVAWLKGKGWTADEDAVMHPSIIKKLADVLDAAL; encoded by the coding sequence ATGGAAAATATTAAAGGTATAATATTTGACTACGGCGGCACAATCGACAGCCGCGGCACCCACTGGAGCGAAATTATATGGGACGGCTACCGGGCATCGGGAGTGGAAATCGACAAGGACACATTCCGTGAGGCTTACGTGTATGCCGAGCGTGAACTTGCCAAAGTTCGTCACATAATGCCCGACGACAACTTCTACGTGCTCCTGCTCAAGAAGATGAAAATCGAGCTGACGCATCTCGCCGACAACGGAGCCATAAAGCGCGAGGCCGTCGACACTCTTGCACCCGACATTGCAAAGTACTGCTACGATCAGGCACGCCAATGCATCGAGGAGGCACGCCCCACGCTTGAGGCACTCTACGAGAAGTATCCCATGGTGCTTGTGAGCAACTTCTACGGCAATGTCGAGAGCGTGTTGCGCGATTTCAACCTGCGCCACTATTTCAAGGATATAATAGAAAGCGCCATTGTGGGCGTGCGCAAGCCCGACCCGCGCATATTCGGCCTCGGAGTCGAAGCTCTGCACCTGAAGCCCGAAGAAGTGCTCGTGGTGGGCGACTCCTATAAAAAGGACATCGTGCCCGCCGAAAGCATCGGCTGCAAGGTTGCCTGGCTCAAAGGAAAAGGCTGGACCGCCGACGAAGATGCCGTGATGCACCCCTCGATCATCAAAAAACTGGCTGATGTACTCGATGCAGCGTTATAA
- a CDS encoding CDP-alcohol phosphatidyltransferase family protein: protein MEQQINNAQPSTSSYRDSLKSMDTEEHIDLAFYRPIGYMWACLAKKLGVTPNAITIASIFLGIGAGVMFYFNDLWLNVIGMLLLIWANSFDSADGQLARMTKQYSRIGRILDGLSGDFWFATIYVAICLRTNVTSEFFSQHHWVIWVTAVVTGICHAKQAAMADYYRQFHLYFLKGEDGSELESAADLKSKLAELSWKHNFWKKLTLTFYTNYTINQEAWTPRMQALRAELKRRFPDGRIPQSFRDAFRAKSLPLMKYTNILSFNWRTIALFASLFLQMPWLYFAFELTVLNILLAGMVIRHENICKTFTKELEDGKY, encoded by the coding sequence ATGGAGCAACAGATAAATAACGCACAACCGTCCACATCAAGCTATCGCGACAGCCTCAAGTCGATGGACACCGAGGAGCACATCGACCTCGCGTTCTATCGCCCGATAGGCTACATGTGGGCATGCCTCGCCAAGAAGCTCGGCGTAACCCCCAACGCCATAACCATAGCATCGATATTCCTCGGCATCGGCGCCGGAGTGATGTTCTACTTCAACGATCTGTGGCTTAATGTGATAGGAATGTTGCTGCTGATATGGGCCAACTCATTTGACTCGGCCGACGGACAGCTGGCCCGAATGACCAAGCAATATTCACGCATAGGACGAATACTCGACGGACTGTCGGGCGACTTCTGGTTTGCTACGATATACGTGGCTATATGCCTCCGCACCAATGTCACATCGGAATTCTTCTCACAGCACCACTGGGTGATATGGGTCACCGCCGTCGTTACGGGAATATGCCATGCCAAGCAGGCTGCAATGGCCGACTACTACCGCCAGTTCCACCTCTACTTCCTCAAGGGCGAGGACGGCAGCGAACTTGAATCGGCCGCCGACCTCAAGAGCAAGCTCGCCGAGCTGTCGTGGAAACACAACTTCTGGAAGAAGCTCACATTGACCTTCTACACCAACTACACCATCAACCAGGAGGCTTGGACCCCGCGCATGCAGGCACTGCGCGCCGAGCTGAAACGCCGGTTCCCCGACGGACGCATCCCGCAGTCGTTCCGCGACGCATTCCGCGCCAAGAGCCTGCCGCTGATGAAGTACACCAACATCCTGTCGTTCAACTGGCGCACGATAGCCCTGTTTGCATCGCTCTTCCTGCAGATGCCCTGGCTCTACTTCGCCTTTGAGCTGACGGTGCTCAACATATTGCTGGCCGGAATGGTGATACGCCACGAAAACATTTGCAAGACATTCACTAAAGAGCTTGAGGATGGAAAATATTAA
- a CDS encoding ATP-grasp domain-containing protein — protein MAEITIAGIMRAGAYSPNHIGNDAAIFNAAADHLRKRGCIVNIYSEEQFIADEVTEPVIVNMCREMKSIHKLQELEQKGALVINSGFGIENCTRERMTRILVGSNIPYPESLIVNTDEGVTAALKKAGFTQCWIKRGDFHAMHKEDVSYVRHPEEAQEVLQEYFLRGIKRAVINRHLVGDLIKFYGVQGTPFFFWFYPFDLGHSKYGHEAINGKSQGLEFDKEKLRAICQNASEVLDVKVYGGDCIISPEGDIRIIDFNDWPSFAPCRQEAAPHIAKCILNEIKKRK, from the coding sequence ATGGCTGAAATAACGATTGCCGGCATCATGCGTGCCGGCGCCTACTCGCCAAACCACATCGGCAACGACGCCGCCATATTCAATGCAGCTGCCGACCATCTGCGCAAACGCGGATGCATAGTGAACATCTACAGCGAAGAGCAGTTCATTGCCGACGAAGTGACCGAACCGGTCATCGTCAACATGTGCCGCGAAATGAAGTCGATACACAAGCTTCAGGAACTCGAGCAGAAAGGAGCCCTGGTGATCAACTCGGGATTCGGAATCGAGAACTGCACCCGCGAGCGCATGACACGAATACTCGTAGGCTCCAACATCCCCTACCCCGAAAGCCTCATCGTAAACACCGACGAAGGCGTAACCGCAGCCCTCAAGAAAGCCGGATTCACGCAGTGCTGGATCAAGCGCGGCGACTTCCACGCCATGCACAAGGAGGACGTGAGCTACGTGCGTCATCCCGAGGAGGCTCAGGAGGTGCTCCAGGAATACTTCCTGCGCGGCATCAAGCGCGCCGTCATCAACCGTCACCTCGTGGGCGACCTCATAAAGTTCTACGGCGTTCAGGGCACTCCGTTCTTCTTCTGGTTCTACCCCTTCGACCTCGGCCACTCCAAGTACGGCCACGAAGCCATCAACGGCAAGTCGCAGGGACTCGAATTTGACAAGGAGAAGCTGCGCGCCATCTGCCAGAACGCGAGCGAGGTTCTCGATGTGAAGGTCTACGGCGGCGACTGCATAATAAGCCCCGAAGGCGACATTCGCATCATCGACTTCAACGACTGGCCAAGCTTCGCTCCCTGCCGTCAGGAAGCGGCGCCCCACATAGCCAAGTGCATCCTCAACGAAATCAAAAAACGCAAATAA
- a CDS encoding NTP transferase domain-containing protein, whose product MNYAIIAAGEGSRLAQEGVERPKPLVELNGTPMIKRLIDIMLDCNAESLSIIVNEQMTEVRRYIESLTLPVPLYLTVKSTPSSMHSFWEVSRKFPATGKFVLTTVDTIFHEKDFRQYVNAFEHDDSADGYMAVTSFIDDEKPLYIDVDNDMFITAFRDNPWDGVKYISGGIYGLTAPALDILDDCMKRGVSRMRNYQRALVEGGLRLKAYPFSKIVDVDHAGDIATAERFIAEGNA is encoded by the coding sequence ATGAATTACGCCATAATAGCCGCCGGCGAAGGCAGCCGCCTCGCTCAGGAGGGCGTAGAGCGCCCGAAGCCGCTCGTAGAGCTCAACGGCACCCCCATGATAAAACGACTCATCGACATAATGCTCGACTGCAACGCCGAGTCGCTGTCGATTATCGTCAACGAGCAGATGACCGAGGTGCGCCGATACATCGAAAGCCTCACCCTGCCCGTGCCGCTCTACCTCACCGTGAAGTCGACACCCAGCTCGATGCACTCTTTCTGGGAAGTGAGCCGCAAGTTCCCCGCCACAGGAAAATTCGTGCTGACGACAGTCGACACCATATTCCACGAAAAGGACTTCCGCCAATATGTCAACGCATTCGAGCATGACGACAGCGCCGACGGATACATGGCCGTTACATCGTTTATCGACGACGAGAAGCCACTCTACATCGATGTCGACAACGATATGTTCATTACGGCGTTCCGCGACAACCCCTGGGACGGAGTGAAGTACATTTCAGGCGGAATATACGGCCTCACAGCCCCCGCGCTCGACATTCTCGACGACTGCATGAAGCGCGGAGTGAGCCGCATGCGCAACTACCAGCGCGCACTCGTGGAGGGCGGCCTGCGACTTAAGGCCTACCCCTTCAGCAAGATTGTCGATGTCGACCATGCCGGCGACATTGCCACCGCCGAGCGATTCATCGCCGAAGGGAACGCATAA
- the pdxA gene encoding 4-hydroxythreonine-4-phosphate dehydrogenase PdxA, translating to MKDNRKIKVGITQGDINGIGYEVILKALDDPRFVELCTPVIYGSAKIAAYYRKGLDIAPINLVQVPSADDARDGEVNIINVVPEDTKIEPGVASKTAGQAAFASLESAVTDLRSGSIDVLVTAPINKDTIQSETFTFPGHTEYLEASIGDGDKSLMVLCSEDIRVALVTAHMPLAKVPSAITKEAILEKLRIFNRSLQRDFAIDCPRIAVLSLNPHAGENGLLGTEERDVIIPAIEEAANEKILAFGPYASDGFFGSEAYEKFDGILAMYHDQGLTPFKALAMDQGVNYTAGLPYVRTSPDHGTGFDIAGKGMASAESMRSAIYMAIDIYRNRLRHDRAYRNPLRKQYFDKSKDNVVLDLTKDDSEND from the coding sequence ATGAAGGACAACCGAAAGATAAAAGTGGGAATAACCCAAGGCGATATAAACGGAATTGGCTACGAGGTGATACTCAAGGCCCTCGACGACCCACGCTTTGTGGAACTTTGCACCCCCGTGATTTACGGTTCGGCAAAGATAGCCGCATATTACCGTAAAGGGCTCGACATAGCCCCAATAAACCTGGTTCAGGTTCCGTCGGCCGACGATGCACGCGACGGCGAAGTAAACATAATAAACGTTGTGCCCGAGGACACCAAGATTGAGCCCGGAGTGGCATCAAAGACAGCCGGACAGGCCGCTTTCGCATCGCTTGAGAGCGCCGTTACCGACCTCCGCTCGGGCAGCATCGATGTGCTCGTGACAGCACCCATCAACAAGGACACGATACAGAGCGAAACATTCACCTTCCCCGGCCACACCGAATACCTCGAAGCCTCGATAGGCGACGGCGACAAGAGCCTCATGGTGCTTTGCTCCGAAGACATCCGCGTGGCCCTCGTGACAGCCCACATGCCGCTGGCCAAGGTGCCATCGGCCATAACCAAGGAGGCGATACTCGAGAAGCTGCGCATATTCAACCGCTCGCTGCAGCGTGACTTCGCCATCGACTGCCCCCGCATAGCGGTGCTTTCGCTAAATCCCCATGCCGGCGAGAACGGACTGCTCGGCACCGAGGAGCGCGATGTAATAATCCCGGCAATCGAAGAGGCTGCCAACGAGAAGATTCTCGCCTTCGGCCCCTACGCATCCGACGGATTCTTCGGCTCGGAAGCTTACGAGAAGTTTGACGGCATCCTTGCCATGTACCACGACCAGGGACTCACACCGTTCAAGGCTCTCGCCATGGACCAGGGCGTAAACTACACCGCCGGACTTCCCTACGTGCGCACCTCGCCCGACCACGGGACAGGATTTGACATTGCCGGCAAGGGCATGGCATCGGCCGAGTCAATGCGCAGCGCCATATACATGGCTATCGACATCTACCGCAACCGCCTGCGCCACGACCGCGCCTACCGCAATCCGTTGCGCAAGCAGTACTTCGACAAGAGCAAGGACAACGTTGTGCTTGACCTCACCAAGGATGACAGCGAAAACGACTAA
- a CDS encoding GNAT family N-acetyltransferase, which yields MKIREVRTDDAKEIAEIYNHYVRTSTVTFDTVIATEEMTRNRIEAIASRYPYYVCEDEGRVVGYAYAHEWKGRGAYHNTLEASAYVLDGMTGRGIGRKLMECLIDDCRKRGFHALIACITTGNEASERMR from the coding sequence ATGAAGATAAGAGAAGTGCGCACCGACGACGCAAAGGAAATTGCCGAAATATACAATCACTATGTAAGGACTTCGACCGTGACTTTCGACACGGTCATAGCCACCGAGGAGATGACGCGCAACCGCATCGAGGCTATCGCTTCGCGCTATCCCTACTATGTGTGCGAGGACGAGGGCCGCGTGGTAGGCTATGCCTATGCCCATGAGTGGAAAGGACGCGGAGCCTATCACAACACCCTTGAGGCTTCGGCCTACGTGCTCGACGGAATGACCGGACGCGGCATCGGCCGCAAGCTGATGGAGTGTCTTATCGACGACTGCCGCAAGCGCGGATTCCATGCCCTGATAGCCTGCATAACCACCGGCAACGAGGCGAGCGAGCGCATGCGGTAG
- a CDS encoding IS1634 family transposase, with product MKLKITKTKKTSILYVQKAYRDKNGKSTSRIHERLGTLEEVRQRCGDRDPVEWARGYIARLTAQEKEGRQVIISRLSPTKLIEKGEAQSCESGYLFLKRLYHKVGMDRICEAISRKHKFDFDFNKVLELMVYERLLRPASKLGNYRRSGSYIEPFDIEKQHIYRSLDILDRHGEYIQKRLFLNSSKVVERDTTVMYYDCTNYFFERESADPDYVTDKKGNVHERIRKYGVSKEHRPNPIVQMGMFIDNSGMPVAMCINPGNANEQTTLIPTEKIIVEKMGVSKIVVCTDGGLSSEGNRSYNSTAERSFITVQSIKKLEDNLRDWCLEPTGWKLVKSDTVQKDKRYRDADEDELEFDLTDADTARYYGDRTFYRERWIVNEKTKFSQRLIVTFSYKYRDYLRFLRQREIDKADSNARGNRTLTKSYKSPDRFLSETYATEDGEVAVFRTVSLNLDAISEEEKYDGFYAICTDLSDNVTKIIELNHNRWESEDAFRVIKTDFKGRPVFVWTAEHIRAHFIVCFITLLLFRIMEKELNYKYTSSAIIEKLRSMTMNIVKGEGYKPNFTRDDLTDDLHAKAGFRLDTEIVTRQKIKQIIANIKKG from the coding sequence ATGAAGCTGAAAATAACCAAGACAAAAAAGACTTCCATCCTTTATGTACAGAAGGCATACAGGGACAAGAACGGCAAAAGTACCTCAAGAATCCATGAGCGCCTTGGAACGCTTGAGGAAGTTCGTCAGAGATGCGGAGACAGAGATCCTGTTGAATGGGCCAGGGGATATATCGCCAGGCTTACGGCACAGGAGAAGGAGGGCCGGCAGGTGATAATATCACGTCTGTCGCCCACAAAGCTTATTGAAAAAGGCGAGGCTCAGAGTTGCGAGAGCGGATATCTGTTTCTTAAACGGCTGTACCATAAGGTCGGGATGGACAGGATATGCGAGGCAATCTCACGTAAACATAAGTTCGACTTCGATTTCAACAAAGTTCTGGAGCTGATGGTCTACGAACGGCTTTTGAGACCGGCTTCAAAACTAGGTAATTATCGCAGGAGCGGAAGCTATATCGAGCCTTTTGATATAGAAAAACAGCATATCTACAGGAGTCTGGATATCCTGGACAGACACGGTGAATACATCCAGAAGAGACTTTTCCTTAATTCGTCAAAGGTTGTCGAACGGGATACGACCGTCATGTACTATGACTGCACCAACTATTTTTTCGAGAGAGAATCTGCCGATCCGGACTATGTGACAGACAAAAAAGGGAACGTTCATGAACGTATACGCAAGTACGGAGTCTCCAAGGAACATCGACCGAACCCCATCGTACAGATGGGTATGTTCATCGACAACTCCGGCATGCCGGTTGCGATGTGCATCAATCCCGGCAATGCCAACGAACAGACTACCTTGATTCCAACTGAAAAGATTATAGTTGAGAAGATGGGGGTCAGCAAGATTGTAGTCTGTACAGACGGAGGTCTCTCTTCTGAAGGCAACCGGTCATATAACTCCACAGCAGAAAGATCATTCATAACGGTGCAGTCAATAAAGAAACTGGAGGATAATCTCAGGGACTGGTGTCTGGAACCGACAGGATGGAAACTTGTAAAGTCCGACACGGTACAAAAAGACAAGCGGTACCGGGATGCAGACGAGGATGAACTGGAGTTTGACCTGACTGATGCCGATACTGCCCGTTATTACGGAGACCGCACTTTTTATCGCGAGCGTTGGATTGTCAATGAAAAGACAAAGTTCTCTCAAAGATTGATTGTGACATTTTCATACAAATACCGCGACTACCTCCGATTCCTGCGTCAACGCGAGATTGACAAGGCTGACAGCAATGCACGTGGAAACAGGACATTGACCAAATCTTATAAGAGCCCTGACAGGTTCCTTTCCGAGACCTACGCCACAGAAGACGGCGAGGTTGCGGTATTCAGAACCGTCTCCCTGAATCTTGACGCCATATCAGAAGAAGAAAAATATGACGGCTTCTATGCGATATGTACGGATCTGTCTGACAATGTGACGAAAATCATCGAACTGAACCATAACCGCTGGGAGTCGGAGGATGCCTTCAGGGTCATCAAGACTGACTTCAAGGGTCGACCCGTCTTCGTCTGGACGGCGGAACACATAAGGGCCCACTTCATTGTCTGCTTTATCACACTACTGCTCTTCAGAATAATGGAAAAGGAACTGAACTATAAATACACATCCTCCGCTATAATTGAGAAACTACGGTCAATGACTATGAACATAGTCAAGGGAGAAGGCTACAAGCCTAACTTCACACGGGATGATCTTACCGATGACCTACATGCCAAAGCCGGCTTCAGACTCGACACCGAGATTGTTACTCGTCAGAAAATCAAACAGATTATTGCTAATATTAAAAAAGGTTAA
- a CDS encoding GNAT family N-acetyltransferase: MKIREVRTDDAKEIAEIYNHYVRTSTVTFDTVIATEEMTRNRIEAIASRYPYYVCEDEGRVVGYAYAHEWKGRGAYHNTLEASAYVLDGMTGRGIGRKLMECLIDDCRKRGFHALIACITTGNEASERMVKSFGFYEASHFREVGYKFGQFLDDSDYELLL, translated from the coding sequence ATGAAGATAAGAGAAGTGCGCACCGACGACGCAAAGGAAATTGCCGAAATATACAATCACTATGTAAGGACTTCGACCGTGACTTTCGACACGGTCATAGCCACCGAGGAGATGACGCGCAACCGCATCGAGGCTATCGCTTCGCGCTATCCCTACTATGTGTGCGAGGACGAGGGCCGCGTGGTAGGCTATGCCTATGCCCATGAGTGGAAAGGACGCGGAGCCTATCACAACACCCTTGAGGCTTCGGCCTACGTGCTCGACGGAATGACCGGACGCGGCATCGGCCGCAAGCTGATGGAGTGTCTTATCGACGACTGCCGCAAGCGCGGATTCCATGCCCTGATAGCCTGCATAACCACCGGCAACGAGGCGAGCGAGCGCATGGTGAAGTCGTTTGGCTTCTACGAGGCGTCGCATTTCCGCGAAGTGGGATATAAGTTCGGACAATTCCTCGACGACAGCGACTACGAGCTTCTGCTGTGA
- a CDS encoding SDR family NAD(P)-dependent oxidoreductase: MMKRIVIMGASSGIGLRTAEIFALTGWHVGVAARNEGPLRALKEMFPTQVEYEVIDVTRSDAPHKLTELIRRLGGMDVYFHVAGIFSENPCLDLDKEVAVTETNTTGFVRMVDTAYHYFCLTRIKGTIAAVTSVAGVKGIGRMAAYSASKRFQWNYLEALEQLSNNKRAGISFVDIRPGWVRTPLLDKERKYPVSMSLDHVAPLVVDAIERKIRIAVVDWRWAIGVFFWRLIPGCLWVKMPVKVSRAVKRIPRPAK; this comes from the coding sequence ATGATGAAACGAATTGTTATCATGGGGGCCTCGTCGGGGATAGGCCTCCGTACAGCCGAGATATTTGCTTTAACCGGATGGCATGTGGGCGTGGCGGCACGCAATGAGGGCCCGTTGAGGGCTTTGAAGGAGATGTTTCCCACTCAGGTGGAGTATGAGGTTATCGATGTAACCCGAAGTGACGCTCCCCACAAGCTTACAGAACTTATAAGGCGGCTTGGAGGCATGGATGTCTACTTCCATGTGGCCGGCATATTCAGCGAGAATCCCTGCCTTGATCTTGACAAGGAGGTGGCCGTGACCGAAACCAACACAACTGGCTTCGTGAGGATGGTCGACACGGCCTATCACTACTTCTGCCTCACGAGAATCAAGGGCACCATCGCCGCCGTGACATCGGTAGCCGGAGTAAAGGGCATAGGGCGGATGGCCGCCTACTCGGCATCGAAGCGTTTCCAATGGAACTATCTTGAGGCGCTTGAACAGCTTTCCAACAACAAGCGCGCCGGAATATCATTTGTCGATATACGCCCGGGATGGGTGCGCACCCCGCTTCTCGACAAAGAGCGCAAATATCCGGTGAGCATGTCGCTCGACCATGTTGCTCCGCTCGTTGTCGATGCGATAGAGCGCAAGATACGCATAGCCGTCGTCGACTGGCGGTGGGCCATAGGGGTGTTCTTCTGGCGTTTGATTCCGGGATGCCTCTGGGTGAAGATGCCCGTAAAGGTGTCGAGGGCGGTTAAGCGCATACCCCGACCCGCCAAATGA
- the porT gene encoding type IX secretion/gliding motility protein PorT/SprT, translating to MSAGRVILSRFVVVLILIAGVGCHACAQRNNRVMNRPYTDLRPWHLGFSVGLHTQDLQLTHSGYVTPGGESWFVEQPDFSPGFCVGGLVDFRLNEWFSLRVSPGIYFGNRSLVMRDYESGAVERQDIKSNQVVLPVDLKYASLRYRNVRPYLVGGVMGAFDVSKRHARDLLQLNSADVLVSLGLGCDIYLPYFKLCPELKFCFGLTDMLRHDRPDLADDPDRYKFTQSLSKAVTRMVVLTFYFE from the coding sequence ATGAGTGCGGGTCGCGTCATATTGTCACGTTTCGTTGTCGTTCTCATCCTGATAGCCGGGGTGGGATGTCACGCTTGTGCGCAGCGCAACAACCGCGTGATGAACCGCCCATATACCGACCTGAGGCCGTGGCATCTCGGATTCAGCGTGGGGCTGCACACCCAGGACCTTCAGCTGACGCATAGCGGATATGTCACGCCCGGCGGCGAGTCATGGTTTGTCGAGCAGCCCGACTTCTCGCCGGGATTCTGTGTGGGCGGACTTGTAGATTTCCGGCTCAACGAGTGGTTCAGCCTCAGGGTGTCGCCGGGCATCTATTTCGGCAACCGCAGCCTGGTGATGCGCGACTACGAGAGCGGAGCCGTGGAGCGTCAGGACATCAAGAGCAATCAGGTGGTGCTGCCTGTCGACCTGAAGTATGCGTCGTTGCGCTACCGCAACGTGCGTCCCTATCTTGTGGGCGGCGTAATGGGCGCATTTGATGTGTCGAAGCGACATGCCCGCGACCTGTTGCAGCTCAATAGTGCCGATGTCCTTGTGTCGTTGGGGTTGGGGTGTGACATCTATCTCCCTTATTTCAAGTTGTGCCCCGAACTGAAGTTCTGCTTCGGGCTTACCGACATGCTGCGTCACGACCGTCCCGACCTTGCCGACGACCCCGACCGTTACAAGTTCACGCAGTCGCTTTCCAAGGCGGTTACGCGCATGGTTGTACTAACCTTCTACTTTGAGTGA